The segment TACACAACCCGCTCCGGCCGCGCCCGGCCGATTTTGCGCATCACCTTCCCGCCCGCCCCCGAACGTGGAGGATCCAAAAGCAGCAGCTCCGGCCGCCCGAACTGTTCCAACACTTCATCAATCCCGCGTCTTGCATCCCGAGCCAAAAAGTACGTATTATCAATGCCGTTGTCTTTCGCGTTTCGTTTCGCCGACTCGATCGACGTTTCCACAATTTCAATGCCCGCCAACGCCTTCACCCGCTTGGCGAACGGCAAGGAAAACGTGCCGACTCCGCAGAAGAGATCGATCATTTTCTCATGGGGCTTGGGCTCGCCCATCTCCAACGCCAGTTCAACCAATTTGGCCGCCTGCACCGGGTTCGTTTGGAAAAACGTATCAAACCAAAGACGGTAGCGGAACCCGCACAATTCATCGTAAATGAAATCCCGTCCGGCCAGCACGTGCGTTCGTTCCGCCTGGGTGCGGTCGGCCCACGCCCGATTCTCCAGCCAAAGCAAACTTTTCACGTCCGGGAGCGCCTTCGTGATCCGCTCCGTCAAATCGGCCGCCGCTTCTTTCAACTCCCCTTCCGGCGCCTCGGTCGCAAAGAGCGCCACCATCACCTCTCCTGTCGCAAACGACTCGCGCACCATGACGTGGCGAAGCAGCCCTTCGTGGGTATCTTTGTGATAACCAGGCAGCTGGTGATCGCGCGCCCAACGCGCCACCTCCATGGCAGCTTTAACGATCCGTTCACCGGCAATGAGGCATGTCTCCAACGAAATGACTTGCCGGAAGTTCCCTCGCTCGTGCAGTCCAAGCAACCCTTCCGGAGAAAACGTAAACTCCATTTTATTGCGGTAATGCCACGGATGTTCCATGCCAATCGTATCGCGGACAACGCCAGGGTCAAATCCGTGCTCTTTCAAGAGCGTCTTGACATGCTCCGTTTTATGGCGCAGCTGCCCTTCATAGCGCCAGTGCTGCCAGACACAGCCGCCGCAGCGGTCAAAGTGCGGACACGGCGGATCGAGCCGCTCTGGATGCCGCTCGATCACTTCTTCCACTCGGGCATGGGCCCTCCGGCGTTTCGGCCAATCGATCAAAACCCGCACCTTTTCACCAGGAAGCGTGGACGGAACAGTGAGTTTGAGCTTTTTTCTCCTCCCTTCTTCTTCCTGCCAAACGACGGCTTGTCCAATTCCTTTTTTATCCAACTGATGAATGTCCGTAATGAACGATTGTTTTCCGCTGTCTGTCAATGGCTTTCCTCCTTCCGAGATGAACGATGTTGTCACCCTTTATGTATTGTACACGATCAGCGGGCGAATCCAAAGCACCTTTCCGTCACGGCGTCAGCCCCTCTTCTCTCCGGCGCGGCCTTTGGCGGGGATTTATCCCTTTCCGACCGGAAGCACGATTGATCCAAAACTGCCAGCACCAAAGTTGACTTTTCCTGAAGATATAACTATAATGGTTACAACGGTGGTGTTTTACGTGAAACAAATTAGCACACGATTTTCGATGGCCGTGCACATCCTTTGCTTGCTTGCGACCAGCCCGGCCGATTGCACCGGAGATTTCATCGCGCAGAGCGTCAATACAAACCCTGTCATCATCCGTCGAATTATGGGCATGTTAAAAAAAGCGGGGTTGGTTGACGTCCGCCCCGGAGTCGGCGGCGCTTCGCTACGCAAACCTCCCGACCAAATCACGCTGTTAGACGTGTATCGGGCCGTCCGTGTCGTGGAAACGGATCAACTGTTTCGCATCCATGAACATCCGAACATTCAGTGCCCGGTCGGGCGGAATATCGAGGCGGTTCTGCAAGCCGAACTGAAAGCGGCGCAGGCGGCCATGGAAGAGCGGCTTTCGCAAACGACGATCAGCCGGCTGATCGCTCAATTTCAATAATAAAAGCTCTTAACAGGGCTTTTATTTATACATCGGTTGTAACCAAACTGGTTATAACAAAACAAATGAGGAGGTCTAGGCGTATGAACATATTAGTCACCGGGGCAACCGGAAAATTAGGAACGAAAGTCGTCGAAACGCTGTTGAAATCCGTGCCGGCTCACCAGCTGGCCGTCAGCGTCCGCCAGCCGGAAAAAGCCGAACATCTTCGGGCCCGCGGAGTCGACGTTCGCCATGGCGATTTTGACCGCCCCGAAACGTTGGAGACAGCCTTTCAAGGAATTGACCGGCTGTTGATCATCTCCACCGACGGAGACAACGAAACAAGAATCCGCCAGCACACAAATGCCGTCAACGCCGCCCAACGCGCCCAAGTCGGATTCATTGTGTACACAAGCCTGGCGAATGCGAATGAAAGCCGGCTCGCCTTGGCCGAAGTGCATCGGGTGACGGAAGAAGCCATCGCAAACACCGGCATTCCGTACTCCTTTTTGCGCAACAACTGGTATTTGGAAAACGAAATCGGAACCGTTCAAGCCGTCCTCGCCGGGGCGCCTTGGGTGACATCAGCCGGGACAGGCAAAGTCGGCTGGGCCCTTCGCCAAGACTACGCCGAAGCCGCCGCTGCCGTCCTCGCCGGAGATGGCCATGAAAACACAATTTACGAACTTTCCGGCCCCCTCATGACCCAAGAAGAACTCGCCGCCGCCCTCGGCGCCGTCTTAGGCAAAGACGTGCCGGTGCAACAAGTCGACGATGCTGCCTATGCTGATATCATGAAAAAGGCTGGTTTGCCCGATCCGCTCGTGTCGTTTCTCGTGGACATTCAACGCGGCATCCGCGAAGGCTCCTTAGAAATCGAAAGCAACGACTTTGAAAAACTGCTCGGCAGACCGGTGACGCCGATTCACGACGCGCTGGCCCAACTTGTTCGTGACCTAAAGGGAACAACCCATTAATTTCCACAAAAACCGGCCCTGCGGCCGGTTTTTTTACGAAACAAACTTCCTCCCCCTCTCCCCTTTTCCATCTTCCCGACCGCCATCCCCGTCAGCTCATCAACCGTTTCGTCATCATCTCCTGTTTCCAACCTTTTTTCAATATCTGCTTTGCCTAACAGGATTCCAAAGCGGCCATTCCCAGGATGCCGGACGCACAAAAACGGTGTCCCGAACGCAGCGGGACACCTCCAACTCTACAACGTATGATGGCTTATAACGCTTGTTCCTTCTTTTCGTCCACTCTCGTATACCCATTTTCCCAAAATGTCGCGTTCTTGATCCCGTATTTTGACGCATTGAATTCCGGATCCTTGCCTTGCTTCAGCTGCTCCTCATAATCTTTTAGCGCAATATAGGCCGGTTTAAACAACAACAAGATCGCGATCAAGTTGAGCCACACCATGATGCCAAGCCCGATGTCGCCCATCGCCCACGCCGTCGTCGCCGTTTTGACCGTTCCGTAGAAAGTGGCGGCCAAAAAGATGACTTTGAGGGCAAAGAAGGCCGTCCCCCTCTTTTCACTGCGCACCAGATAAGCGAGGTTCGTCTCGGCAATATAGTAATAGGCGTACATCGTCGTAAACGCAAAGAAGAAAAGGGCAATCGCAATAAACGCCGAGCCAAACCCCGGGAAGAGGGTGTCCACCGCCGCTTGCGTATACCCTGCGCCCGGTTCTACCCCTTCAAGGTTGACGACAATCGGCTCCTTGGTTTTTTCATTAATGACATTATACTGGTTAGTAAATAAAATCATCAGTGCCGTCGCCGTCACGACCAAGAACACGTCCAAATAGATCGAAAACGCCTGCACAAGCC is part of the [Flavobacterium] thermophilum genome and harbors:
- the ywnA_3 gene encoding Putative HTH-type transcriptional regulator ywnA; translated protein: MKQISTRFSMAVHILCLLATSPADCTGDFIAQSVNTNPVIIRRIMGMLKKAGLVDVRPGVGGASLRKPPDQITLLDVYRAVRVVETDQLFRIHEHPNIQCPVGRNIEAVLQAELKAAQAAMEERLSQTTISRLIAQFQ
- the rlmCD_2 gene encoding 23S rRNA (uracil-C(5))-methyltransferase RlmCD gives rise to the protein MTDSGKQSFITDIHQLDKKGIGQAVVWQEEEGRRKKLKLTVPSTLPGEKVRVLIDWPKRRRAHARVEEVIERHPERLDPPCPHFDRCGGCVWQHWRYEGQLRHKTEHVKTLLKEHGFDPGVVRDTIGMEHPWHYRNKMEFTFSPEGLLGLHERGNFRQVISLETCLIAGERIVKAAMEVARWARDHQLPGYHKDTHEGLLRHVMVRESFATGEVMVALFATEAPEGELKEAAADLTERITKALPDVKSLLWLENRAWADRTQAERTHVLAGRDFIYDELCGFRYRLWFDTFFQTNPVQAAKLVELALEMGEPKPHEKMIDLFCGVGTFSLPFAKRVKALAGIEIVETSIESAKRNAKDNGIDNTYFLARDARRGIDEVLEQFGRPELLLLDPPRSGAGGKVMRKIGRARPERVVYVSCNPETFASDITELVSFGYTLKTVQPVDMFPHTAHVECCALLVRGS
- the qorB gene encoding Quinone oxidoreductase 2; protein product: MNILVTGATGKLGTKVVETLLKSVPAHQLAVSVRQPEKAEHLRARGVDVRHGDFDRPETLETAFQGIDRLLIISTDGDNETRIRQHTNAVNAAQRAQVGFIVYTSLANANESRLALAEVHRVTEEAIANTGIPYSFLRNNWYLENEIGTVQAVLAGAPWVTSAGTGKVGWALRQDYAEAAAAVLAGDGHENTIYELSGPLMTQEELAAALGAVLGKDVPVQQVDDAAYADIMKKAGLPDPLVSFLVDIQRGIREGSLEIESNDFEKLLGRPVTPIHDALAQLVRDLKGTTH